One segment of Thermosynechococcus sp. HN-54 DNA contains the following:
- a CDS encoding M23 family metallopeptidase, which yields MLGRSLRSLCSCLPLLGTFALIQPTQALDLAALSGDHQIRPTDIQPDALKLSSLLSTDTQDPLAEFENLLSTDKTDLLLGVAQGAWQRTVQPEVSVAPLSLKTPAPTLSAFAAFERLSRPSEPTFKVVDRRVRTDSLADLVTQATTSVVASLAIDPPFAMGGSLEQTTAEIEPQATAADTTQLSQRVAFVSPQSVSTSASTVVPVSFGRASERQRRLGSTLQPSARPALPQPAVVSRSQTTTVSAPTAAAVQPIAPPVPVKVARSIVTPPLPSGLELPPLPNSDRFLPSLTTNFIWPARGVLTSGFGPRWGRMHRGIDIAAPIGTPIYAAAAGVVTYSQWNSGGFGNLVEIRHADGTLTLYAHNHRNLVRVGQYVEQGQQIAEMGSTGRSTGPHVHFEVHPQGGGAVNPMIFLQRSQG from the coding sequence ATGCTTGGTCGTTCGCTGCGCTCCCTTTGTTCCTGTCTGCCACTGTTGGGCACCTTTGCACTCATTCAGCCCACCCAAGCCCTTGACCTCGCTGCCCTCTCTGGCGATCACCAAATCCGTCCCACGGACATTCAGCCCGACGCTCTGAAACTGTCCTCCCTACTTAGCACTGATACCCAAGACCCGCTTGCTGAGTTTGAAAATCTGCTATCCACCGATAAAACTGACTTACTCTTGGGGGTTGCCCAAGGGGCATGGCAACGCACGGTTCAGCCTGAGGTCAGCGTTGCCCCATTATCCCTAAAAACACCTGCGCCTACCCTATCTGCCTTTGCCGCCTTTGAGCGCCTCAGCCGTCCTTCTGAGCCAACCTTCAAAGTGGTGGATCGTCGGGTTCGCACCGATAGTTTGGCCGATCTCGTGACCCAAGCAACCACTTCTGTTGTTGCCTCCTTGGCCATTGATCCGCCCTTTGCCATGGGTGGGTCGCTGGAGCAAACCACTGCCGAAATTGAACCCCAAGCAACTGCCGCTGACACAACCCAACTATCGCAGCGGGTGGCCTTTGTCAGCCCCCAATCCGTGTCCACCTCTGCATCAACCGTCGTTCCTGTATCCTTTGGGCGTGCTTCTGAGCGGCAGCGTCGTCTTGGCTCTACGCTCCAACCCTCTGCCCGCCCTGCTTTGCCGCAACCCGCCGTCGTCAGTCGTTCGCAAACAACAACGGTGAGTGCCCCCACCGCCGCAGCGGTGCAGCCCATTGCCCCCCCTGTGCCCGTTAAAGTGGCGCGGTCTATTGTGACGCCGCCCTTACCCAGCGGTCTTGAGCTGCCACCGTTGCCCAATTCTGATCGCTTCCTGCCTAGCCTGACCACGAACTTTATCTGGCCGGCTCGAGGCGTTTTGACCTCTGGCTTTGGCCCACGTTGGGGACGGATGCACCGAGGCATCGATATTGCTGCGCCTATTGGCACGCCCATCTATGCTGCTGCCGCTGGTGTGGTTACCTACTCCCAATGGAATTCTGGCGGTTTCGGCAACCTTGTGGAAATTCGCCACGCCGATGGGACGCTGACGCTCTATGCGCACAACCATCGCAACTTGGTGCGTGTGGGTCAATACGTTGAGCAGGGTCAGCAGATTGCCGAAATGGGCAGTACAGGCCGTAGCACAGGCCCCCATGTCCACTTTGAAGTGCATCCCCAAGGGGGGGGTGCGGTCAACCCAATGATTTTTCTACAACGCAGCCAAGGCTAA
- the ribD gene encoding bifunctional diaminohydroxyphosphoribosylaminopyrimidine deaminase/5-amino-6-(5-phosphoribosylamino)uracil reductase RibD, giving the protein MRLAPVVEEIATIDAQYMGRCLELAARAKGCTAPNPLVGCVIVAEGRVIGEGFHPKAGEPHAEVFALRSVSQSDRPLLSKATLYVNLEPCNHYGRTPPCTEAIIAAGIPKVVVGMIDPNPQVAGAGVERLRSAGIEVTVGVREAECQRLNEAFVHRVRYQRPFGIFKYAMTLDGKIASSAGHSLWVSGEAARAMVHQLRSECDAVIVGGNTVRLDNPLLTSRHERNPLRVVMSRTLDLPPNASLWETTTAPTLVVTSASPQHPLIPQLQARGVEVVHREPLTPTTVMAELDQRGIMTVLWECGGSLAAAAIAEGMVQKVWAFIAPKIIGGSDAPAPVADLGLTKMNEALCLEDVSWQTVGEDILVVGYLPPRPPVPSPQ; this is encoded by the coding sequence ATGCGCTTAGCCCCCGTTGTGGAGGAGATAGCCACGATTGATGCCCAATATATGGGGCGCTGCCTTGAGTTAGCGGCTCGTGCCAAAGGCTGTACGGCTCCGAATCCCCTCGTGGGCTGTGTGATTGTGGCGGAGGGGCGGGTGATTGGGGAGGGGTTTCATCCCAAGGCGGGGGAACCCCATGCTGAGGTTTTTGCCTTGCGCAGCGTCAGCCAGAGCGATCGCCCTCTCCTTAGCAAGGCCACCCTCTACGTCAATCTTGAACCCTGCAACCACTATGGCCGCACGCCCCCCTGTACCGAGGCGATTATAGCGGCGGGTATTCCCAAGGTGGTGGTGGGCATGATTGATCCAAATCCCCAAGTGGCTGGGGCTGGGGTAGAACGACTGCGCTCAGCGGGCATAGAAGTCACCGTCGGCGTGCGGGAAGCAGAGTGTCAACGCCTTAACGAAGCGTTTGTTCATCGGGTGCGCTATCAGCGTCCCTTTGGCATTTTCAAATACGCCATGACCTTGGATGGCAAAATTGCCTCCAGTGCCGGCCACAGTCTCTGGGTGAGTGGTGAAGCCGCGCGGGCAATGGTGCATCAACTGCGCTCTGAGTGTGATGCCGTGATTGTGGGGGGCAATACCGTGCGTCTGGATAATCCCCTTTTGACCTCGCGCCATGAGCGCAATCCCCTACGGGTGGTGATGAGTCGTACCCTTGATCTGCCGCCGAATGCCTCTTTGTGGGAAACGACCACGGCTCCGACATTGGTGGTTACCTCTGCTTCACCCCAACATCCCCTCATTCCCCAATTGCAGGCACGGGGCGTGGAGGTAGTGCACCGAGAGCCGCTAACACCGACCACTGTTATGGCAGAGCTTGATCAACGGGGCATCATGACTGTGCTTTGGGAGTGCGGCGGTTCCCTTGCAGCGGCAGCGATCGCTGAGGGCATGGTACAGAAAGTGTGGGCGTTTATTGCACCAAAAATTATTGGTGGCTCCGATGCCCCCGCCCCAGTCGCCGATCTCGGCTTGACCAAGATGAATGAGGCCCTGTGCCTAGAGGACGTGAGTTGGCAAACCGTGGGCGAGGATATTCTCGTGGTGGGCTACCTACCGCCTAGGCCTCCGGTTCCGTCACCTCAATAA
- the dnaK gene encoding molecular chaperone DnaK: MGKIVGIDLGTTNSVIAVLEGGKPVVIANAEGSRTTPSVVAFGKEGERLVGQLARRQAVLNPQNTFYAVKRFIGREYSELSAESKRVPYTIRRDESGKVRIKCPRLQREFAPEEISAMVLRKLVEDASRYLGEPVTDAVITVPAYFNDSQRQATRDAGRIAGLNVRRIINEPTAAALAYGLDRQKEQTILVFDLGGGTFDVSILEVGDGVFEVKATSGDTQLGGNDFDKLIVDWLAEDFLAKEGIDLRRDRQSLQRLTDAAEKAKIELSGLLETNIDLPFVTATAEGPKHIETTLSRRQFEDLSQGLLQRLRYPVEQALMDAHLTPSEIDAVVLVGGATRMPMVQELVRQMIGREPNQNVNPDEVVAIGAAIQAGILAGDMKDILLLDVTPLSLGVETIGGVTKVLIPRNTTIPVRRSDIFSTSENNQSQVEIHVVQGERELAEHNKSLGRFKLTGIPPAPRGVPQIQVSFDLDANGLLQVVALDRFSGREQSVVIQGASTLSEEEIQQMLLDAESNAASDRQRRARIEKRNRAQDLINRAERQLREAAQEFGYQFAADQRRGIEALVRQLQEAIRNEDDRQIDLTYAALEERLYDFVRQLRLSEEELEDDEDVFKLPNLKEAVNKGLDAVRGRERRRDYEDEWDQPPRTRRSRGYSQRSDSAAWDDWDDDDW, encoded by the coding sequence ATGGGCAAAATTGTTGGCATTGATCTGGGAACAACCAATTCCGTCATCGCTGTGCTGGAAGGGGGAAAACCGGTGGTAATTGCCAATGCGGAAGGCTCCCGCACCACCCCCTCCGTGGTTGCCTTTGGTAAAGAGGGAGAACGGCTTGTGGGTCAGTTGGCGCGGCGGCAGGCGGTGCTGAATCCCCAGAATACCTTTTACGCCGTCAAGCGCTTTATTGGTCGTGAATATAGCGAACTCAGTGCAGAGTCCAAACGGGTGCCCTACACCATTCGCCGTGATGAGTCCGGTAAAGTGCGCATCAAGTGCCCGCGGCTACAAAGAGAATTTGCGCCCGAAGAAATTTCAGCAATGGTTTTGCGCAAGCTGGTGGAGGATGCCAGCCGCTATTTGGGAGAACCAGTCACTGATGCGGTCATTACCGTACCCGCCTACTTTAATGACTCTCAGCGGCAGGCCACTCGTGATGCGGGGCGAATTGCCGGCTTGAATGTCCGCCGCATTATTAATGAACCCACTGCTGCTGCCCTTGCCTATGGCCTCGATCGCCAGAAGGAGCAGACGATTCTTGTGTTTGACCTTGGCGGTGGCACCTTTGATGTCTCCATTCTTGAGGTGGGGGATGGGGTTTTTGAGGTGAAGGCCACCAGCGGCGATACCCAATTGGGGGGCAATGACTTTGATAAGTTGATTGTGGACTGGCTGGCGGAGGACTTCTTGGCCAAGGAGGGCATTGACCTACGGCGCGATCGCCAGTCTCTCCAGCGGCTCACCGACGCAGCCGAAAAAGCAAAAATTGAGCTTTCTGGCCTACTGGAAACGAATATCGACCTGCCCTTTGTCACTGCCACTGCCGAGGGGCCTAAACACATTGAGACCACACTGAGTCGCCGCCAATTTGAAGACCTCAGCCAAGGGCTATTGCAGCGGCTGCGCTACCCGGTGGAGCAGGCCTTGATGGATGCCCACCTAACGCCAAGTGAGATTGATGCGGTGGTTCTAGTGGGGGGTGCCACTCGCATGCCAATGGTGCAGGAGCTGGTGCGGCAGATGATTGGCCGTGAACCCAATCAAAACGTCAACCCCGACGAAGTGGTGGCGATCGGCGCTGCCATTCAAGCAGGCATTCTTGCGGGGGATATGAAGGATATCCTGCTGTTGGATGTAACCCCCCTTTCCTTGGGTGTGGAAACCATTGGCGGCGTGACGAAGGTACTGATTCCCCGCAATACAACGATTCCGGTGCGCCGCTCCGATATTTTTTCAACCTCAGAAAATAACCAAAGCCAGGTGGAAATCCACGTCGTTCAAGGGGAGCGGGAACTAGCAGAACACAACAAGTCCTTGGGACGCTTTAAGTTAACAGGTATTCCGCCAGCGCCTCGGGGGGTGCCCCAAATTCAAGTGTCCTTTGACTTGGATGCCAATGGCCTGCTCCAAGTGGTGGCCTTGGATCGTTTTAGTGGGCGTGAGCAAAGTGTGGTCATCCAAGGGGCATCCACCCTGAGTGAAGAGGAAATTCAGCAGATGCTCTTGGATGCCGAGTCGAATGCCGCCAGCGATCGCCAGCGGCGCGCCCGTATTGAGAAGCGCAACCGTGCCCAAGATCTGATTAACCGCGCTGAACGCCAACTGCGCGAGGCGGCTCAGGAATTTGGCTATCAATTTGCCGCTGATCAACGCCGTGGCATTGAAGCCCTGGTGCGGCAATTGCAGGAGGCCATTCGCAATGAGGACGATCGCCAGATTGACCTTACCTATGCGGCCCTTGAAGAGCGGCTTTACGACTTTGTCCGCCAACTGCGCCTCAGCGAAGAGGAATTGGAAGATGATGAGGATGTCTTTAAGCTGCCCAACCTCAAGGAAGCGGTGAATAAAGGCTTGGATGCAGTGCGAGGTCGGGAGCGCCGCCGCGACTATGAGGATGAGTGGGATCAGCCGCCACGCACGCGGCGTTCTCGCGGCTATTCCCAACGCAGTGATTCAGCCGCATGGGATGATTGGGATGACGACGACTGGTAG
- the cobA gene encoding uroporphyrinogen-III C-methyltransferase, with protein MIYFVGAGLGTLGTLTLEAWTCLQQAQVVLYDALVSPSLLDLTPTDCLRVAVGKRAGAEPVPQAEINRLLVDYGQQYQRVVRLKSGDPGLFGRLHQELEVVLGAGLEAVVIAGVSSALAAPLLAGLCVTAKDVSQSVAILSGHAPEILPWAAIAQMETLIFLMATRSLRQIVEELLQQGRSPAEGLAILQWVGQPQQQFWFGTLESYLNTPHFPEMAPAVVVIGAIAQKRYPLTSLDLALPDCLRTSPSSMSRLHGKTILVTRAAGQASAFSEQLKAAGATVLEMPTLEIVPPSSWEPLDQALAELSTFDWLILTSHNAVTFFMERLHSQGKDSRALAGLKIAVVGEKTAQTLSSYGLVADFTPSEFVADALVAEFPEPVAGLRFLFPRVERGGRPVLVDAFTAAGAEVLEVPAYDSRCPQAADAHVLAALEAGQVDIVTFTSSKTVKHFCQLLGARVADLLQNVQIASIGPQTSQTCRELLGRVDAEATEHTLEGLLQALLQATSSLKGERVP; from the coding sequence ATGATCTATTTTGTGGGTGCGGGCTTGGGTACCCTTGGCACTCTCACCCTCGAAGCTTGGACTTGCCTACAGCAGGCGCAAGTAGTTCTTTACGACGCCCTCGTCTCTCCTAGCCTCCTAGACCTTACACCCACTGATTGTTTGCGGGTGGCGGTGGGCAAACGAGCGGGAGCCGAGCCAGTTCCCCAAGCGGAAATCAACCGCCTTTTAGTGGACTACGGCCAGCAGTATCAACGGGTTGTCCGCCTCAAAAGTGGCGATCCAGGGCTGTTTGGCCGCTTACATCAGGAACTTGAGGTTGTCTTGGGGGCAGGTTTAGAGGCTGTGGTGATTGCGGGGGTGTCCTCAGCGCTAGCGGCACCTTTATTGGCGGGTCTCTGTGTGACAGCAAAGGACGTGAGTCAGTCCGTAGCGATTCTGTCGGGGCATGCGCCAGAAATCCTTCCTTGGGCAGCGATCGCCCAAATGGAGACGCTGATTTTTTTGATGGCTACCCGTTCCCTGCGGCAAATTGTTGAGGAACTGCTGCAACAGGGGCGATCGCCCGCTGAGGGACTGGCAATTTTGCAATGGGTCGGCCAGCCGCAGCAACAGTTCTGGTTTGGCACCTTGGAGAGCTACCTGAATACGCCTCACTTTCCAGAGATGGCTCCTGCAGTCGTTGTTATTGGCGCGATCGCCCAAAAACGCTATCCTTTGACTAGTCTAGATTTGGCATTACCTGACTGTTTGAGAACATCCCCATCCTCCATGTCTCGGCTCCACGGCAAAACCATTCTCGTCACCCGTGCGGCGGGTCAAGCCAGTGCCTTTAGCGAGCAATTGAAGGCCGCTGGTGCCACGGTTTTAGAGATGCCCACCCTTGAAATTGTCCCCCCTAGTTCTTGGGAGCCACTGGATCAGGCCTTGGCGGAACTAAGCACTTTTGACTGGCTGATTCTCACCTCCCACAATGCCGTCACCTTTTTTATGGAACGGTTACACAGTCAGGGCAAGGATAGTCGGGCTTTGGCGGGTCTGAAGATTGCTGTTGTTGGGGAAAAAACTGCCCAAACCCTCAGCAGTTACGGCTTAGTGGCCGACTTTACCCCCAGTGAATTTGTGGCCGATGCCTTGGTGGCTGAATTCCCTGAACCCGTTGCTGGCTTGCGTTTTCTCTTCCCACGGGTTGAAAGGGGAGGACGACCTGTTTTAGTGGATGCCTTCACGGCGGCTGGCGCTGAGGTTCTTGAGGTACCTGCTTATGATTCTCGCTGTCCCCAAGCGGCCGATGCTCACGTCCTAGCCGCGCTTGAAGCCGGCCAAGTGGATATAGTGACATTTACTAGCTCTAAAACAGTGAAACATTTTTGCCAATTGTTGGGAGCTAGGGTCGCAGATTTACTCCAAAATGTTCAGATTGCCAGTATTGGCCCACAAACGTCGCAAACTTGCCGCGAACTGCTTGGGCGGGTGGATGCTGAAGCTACTGAACATACGCTTGAGGGACTTCTTCAAGCATTATTGCAAGCCACCTCGTCTTTGAAGGGGGAGAGGGTACCCTAA
- a CDS encoding DnaJ C-terminal domain-containing protein, with amino-acid sequence MRNFRDYYQLLGVDRSASTEEIKRAYRRLARRYHPDMNPGDRAAEEKFKDISEAYQVLSDPARREQYDRYGEYWSQPGFRSRSPQRTTVGRRNGTSLREEPDLSEDNFQEFLDQLLGRRSPRTSTIPADPPRRSPTIETDYFRPGTVKTAYTAVSRRDAEATLEIPLEKAYEGGRERIRLGDGRSLEVTLPPGIVTGQRIRLRGQGTGGGDLYLKLQVMPHPLFRLEDYDIVCELPVTPSEAALGGQIEAPTLDGWVKMMVPAGVRTGQRLRLAGKGYPRPDGDRGDQLVEIVITLPPQLSDAERDLYRQLQAIESYNPRAHLAYS; translated from the coding sequence ATGCGTAATTTTCGAGATTACTACCAGCTTTTGGGCGTGGATCGCAGTGCCAGTACGGAAGAGATTAAACGCGCCTATCGGCGGCTGGCACGGCGGTATCATCCCGATATGAATCCGGGCGATCGCGCGGCAGAGGAAAAGTTCAAAGACATTAGTGAGGCCTACCAAGTGTTGAGTGATCCCGCTCGCCGCGAGCAGTACGATCGCTACGGTGAATACTGGTCACAACCGGGCTTTCGCAGTCGCAGTCCCCAGCGAACCACCGTGGGCCGTCGCAATGGCACCAGTCTTAGGGAGGAACCCGATCTCAGTGAAGATAATTTTCAGGAGTTTTTGGATCAACTGTTGGGTCGGCGATCGCCCCGCACCTCGACAATTCCTGCGGATCCCCCCCGTCGCTCGCCTACGATAGAGACAGACTACTTTCGCCCCGGCACGGTCAAAACCGCCTATACCGCTGTGAGCCGTCGCGACGCTGAAGCCACCTTAGAGATTCCCCTTGAAAAGGCCTACGAAGGGGGACGAGAGCGGATTCGCCTTGGGGATGGGCGCTCTTTGGAAGTGACGCTGCCACCCGGAATCGTGACTGGTCAACGAATTCGGCTGCGGGGTCAAGGCACAGGCGGCGGCGATCTCTACTTGAAACTTCAGGTGATGCCCCATCCCCTCTTTCGCCTTGAGGACTATGACATTGTCTGTGAACTTCCTGTCACCCCCAGTGAGGCAGCTCTAGGGGGGCAAATTGAAGCCCCTACCCTCGATGGCTGGGTAAAAATGATGGTTCCGGCAGGGGTACGCACGGGGCAACGACTGAGACTGGCGGGCAAAGGCTATCCTCGACCCGATGGCGATCGCGGTGACCAACTGGTGGAAATCGTGATCACGCTGCCCCCTCAACTCAGCGATGCCGAGCGAGACCTCTATCGGCAGCTTCAGGCAATTGAGTCCTACAATCCCCGTGCCCATTTGGCGTACTCCTAA
- a CDS encoding DUF6679 family protein, producing the protein MLHRKLYQLYTDGQEVWIYLRDQQRLIDRARIVDIEGNVVTIRYETEEDDEVCAWEEIVNIESIGSISRRLAAVPRGYAELPIADECPEAEQLPKHSSETEHER; encoded by the coding sequence ATGTTACACCGCAAGCTTTATCAACTCTATACCGACGGCCAAGAAGTCTGGATTTACTTGCGGGATCAACAACGCTTAATTGACCGGGCACGCATTGTGGACATCGAAGGGAATGTTGTTACCATCCGCTACGAAACGGAGGAAGACGACGAAGTGTGTGCTTGGGAAGAGATCGTCAATATCGAAAGCATTGGCTCGATTTCACGGCGGCTCGCAGCAGTTCCCCGGGGCTATGCGGAGTTACCCATTGCGGATGAGTGCCCAGAGGCGGAGCAACTGCCGAAGCATTCCTCGGAAACCGAACACGAGCGTTGA